The following proteins are encoded in a genomic region of Methanomassiliicoccales archaeon:
- a CDS encoding argininosuccinate synthase — MVARAKKVRDKVVLAYSGGLDTSVAIRWLQANYDLDVIAVSINVGQPGDLQEAVDRALKIGAVQAYAIDATEEFVNDYIGPSLKANALYMGTYPLATSIARPLIARIMVDIAKKEGAKYIAHGCTAKGNDQVRFDVSIGALAPEIKIIAPMREWVMTREQEIEYARQNDVPIKVKKECPYSTDENIWGRSCECGVLENAMTEPPRDSFEWTVDPSEAPDKPEYVEIHFKKGLPVGLNKTKKMPMTEIIKQLNKLGGKHGYGRIDHIEDRLVGIKSRETYESPAAMMLIAAHKDLEKMVLTKDVFNFKRSVEQRYSELCYDGLWFSPLKEALDAFVDKTQEFIDGTVRVKLYKGNATIVGRSSPYSLYDTGLATYAEGDEFDHRSAEGFIYVWGLPLRSVAKAQKKKK, encoded by the coding sequence ATGGTAGCTCGCGCGAAGAAGGTTCGTGACAAGGTAGTGCTGGCATACTCTGGCGGTCTGGACACCTCCGTGGCCATACGCTGGCTGCAAGCGAATTATGATCTGGACGTCATAGCTGTCAGCATCAATGTGGGACAGCCCGGGGACCTGCAGGAAGCGGTGGACCGGGCGCTGAAGATCGGGGCGGTGCAGGCCTATGCCATAGACGCCACCGAGGAGTTCGTCAACGATTACATCGGGCCGTCGCTGAAGGCCAACGCCCTTTATATGGGCACCTACCCCCTGGCCACCTCCATCGCCCGGCCGCTCATCGCCCGGATCATGGTGGACATCGCCAAGAAGGAGGGCGCCAAGTATATCGCCCACGGCTGCACCGCCAAGGGAAACGACCAGGTGCGCTTCGACGTGAGCATCGGTGCCCTGGCCCCCGAGATAAAGATCATCGCTCCAATGAGGGAGTGGGTCATGACCCGGGAACAGGAAATCGAGTACGCTCGCCAGAACGACGTGCCCATCAAGGTCAAGAAGGAATGTCCCTACAGCACCGACGAGAACATCTGGGGCCGGAGCTGCGAATGCGGGGTCCTGGAGAACGCCATGACCGAGCCGCCGCGGGACTCCTTCGAGTGGACCGTGGACCCGTCCGAAGCCCCGGACAAGCCGGAGTACGTCGAGATACACTTCAAGAAGGGTTTGCCTGTAGGATTGAACAAGACCAAGAAGATGCCCATGACCGAGATCATCAAGCAGTTGAACAAGCTCGGTGGTAAGCATGGCTACGGCCGGATCGATCATATCGAGGACCGGCTGGTTGGGATAAAGTCTCGTGAGACCTACGAGTCCCCGGCGGCCATGATGCTCATCGCCGCGCACAAGGACCTGGAGAAGATGGTTCTGACCAAGGACGTCTTCAACTTCAAGCGTTCCGTGGAGCAGCGCTACTCCGAGCTGTGCTACGACGGCCTGTGGTTCTCCCCTCTGAAGGAGGCCCTTGACGCCTTCGTTGACAAGACCCAGGAGTTCATCGACGGCACCGTAAGGGTGAAGCTGTACAAGGGCAATGCCACCATAGTGGGCCGTTCCTCGCCATACTCCCTGTACGATACGGGGCTGGCGACCTACGCCGAGGGCGACGAGTTCGACCATCGCTCGGCCGAGGGCTTCATCTACGTGTGGGGCCTGCCGTTGCGCAGCGTGGCCAAGGCCCAGAAGAAGAAAAAGTGA
- a CDS encoding MFS transporter: MVGRGSNFRGWKGHHTVWLLLFTAWAVCYLDRTLTGPVVSWMIANDSFMFAGLNSPHAVGGVIGSMFFAGYMLTQFPAGYLGDRYGRRTMLVVSTVWAGVSTVLSGLSRSLSTFVATRVFTGLGEGAYYSNDRALVVRVTPPEKVGTGMGVVFVGLAIGMTSATVTAPWLMDWAQGFMGTEAWAFPFLLFGPPTVLVGIILHRRLPAGETESYKGAFPRLLLFSALFLAVILGFYQLSLALHLGALWQTLFVLVAALLLVVLIYARLGTVSAPVLRDRSLQLMYLSAIPILFTLWFFGFWALLVVSESSDLGLSGAAIYAGLFGAANVLGYPLGGIICDRYPGIVRRKRLYALFCLMVSALVLMLVPAIENMDLLGLAVLLFLIGVTFSAMQTAHMTLTADLSPPDMMGQSFGMWNLVAEVGALLSPVICGYLRDLTGGWVAAILLTTGLLVLSAVLVLMVPRTVRY, translated from the coding sequence ATGGTCGGAAGGGGAAGCAACTTTAGGGGATGGAAAGGACACCACACGGTTTGGCTCCTGCTATTCACAGCCTGGGCAGTTTGCTATCTTGACCGGACATTGACCGGCCCGGTGGTCTCCTGGATGATAGCTAACGATTCCTTCATGTTCGCGGGGTTGAATTCACCGCATGCAGTGGGTGGAGTGATCGGCTCCATGTTCTTCGCCGGGTACATGCTGACGCAATTTCCAGCAGGCTACCTCGGCGACCGTTATGGCAGACGCACAATGCTAGTTGTGAGCACGGTTTGGGCCGGGGTGTCCACCGTTCTCAGCGGATTGTCTCGGAGCTTGAGCACATTCGTTGCCACCAGGGTCTTTACCGGCCTGGGAGAGGGCGCCTACTACTCCAACGACCGAGCCTTGGTGGTCCGGGTGACCCCACCGGAGAAGGTCGGAACTGGCATGGGCGTGGTCTTCGTGGGCCTGGCCATAGGAATGACCTCGGCCACGGTAACTGCTCCGTGGCTCATGGATTGGGCCCAAGGGTTCATGGGAACAGAGGCCTGGGCCTTCCCCTTCCTGTTGTTCGGACCACCCACTGTTTTAGTGGGCATCATCCTGCACCGGCGCCTACCGGCGGGGGAGACCGAATCTTACAAGGGCGCGTTCCCGCGTTTGCTCCTTTTTTCGGCATTATTCTTGGCGGTCATCCTGGGCTTCTACCAATTGTCACTTGCCCTGCACTTAGGAGCGCTGTGGCAGACCCTCTTCGTCCTGGTGGCCGCGCTCTTGCTTGTAGTTCTCATCTACGCCCGGCTGGGAACGGTGAGCGCCCCGGTCCTGCGCGACCGTTCGTTACAGCTTATGTACCTCTCGGCCATCCCCATACTCTTCACCCTCTGGTTCTTTGGCTTCTGGGCCCTTCTGGTGGTGTCGGAATCCTCCGACCTGGGGCTGAGCGGGGCAGCGATCTATGCCGGTCTTTTCGGTGCGGCCAACGTTCTCGGTTACCCTTTGGGAGGGATCATCTGCGACCGCTATCCGGGGATAGTTCGCCGGAAACGACTGTACGCCCTCTTCTGCTTGATGGTCTCGGCCCTGGTCCTCATGCTCGTCCCCGCCATCGAGAACATGGACCTCCTGGGGCTGGCGGTGCTGCTGTTCCTCATCGGGGTCACCTTCTCGGCCATGCAGACCGCGCACATGACCCTGACCGCCGACCTGTCCCCGCCGGATATGATGGGGCAGTCCTTCGGCATGTGGAACCTGGTGGCCGAGGTGGGTGCGTTGCTCTCTCCGGTCATCTGCGGTTATCTCAGGGACCTGACCGGGGGATGGGTGGCGGCGATCCTCCTGACCACCGGGCTGCTGGTTTTGAGTGCAGTGCTGGTCTTAATGGTCCCGCGCACTGTCCGATACTGA